A single window of Metallosphaera hakonensis JCM 8857 = DSM 7519 DNA harbors:
- a CDS encoding ribbon-helix-helix domain-containing protein, which produces MANIYNPLCQVLSKMRVLSFKVEKGVAEEARGIVERQRTSLSSEIRKELEKIIREGVQFDSSIKGDKLVIITIKLPEDLYQEMISFIAKKGISQSEVLRGALNLFIQKNKPENVSIQQ; this is translated from the coding sequence ATGGCAAATATTTATAATCCATTGTGTCAAGTATTATCTAAAATGAGGGTATTATCATTTAAAGTTGAAAAGGGTGTAGCAGAAGAGGCACGGGGTATAGTTGAGAGGCAGAGGACCTCTCTGTCTTCCGAGATAAGGAAGGAATTAGAAAAAATAATAAGAGAAGGGGTTCAATTCGACTCCTCGATAAAGGGTGACAAGTTAGTAATCATTACAATTAAGTTGCCGGAGGATCTTTATCAAGAGATGATCTCATTCATTGCTAAAAAGGGAATTTCGCAAAGCGAAGTATTGAGAGGAGCACTTAATTTATTCATACAGAAAAATAAACCTGAAAACGTATCTATCCAACAGTGA
- a CDS encoding acetamidase/formamidase family protein yields the protein MYTIHANQIHNKWDNSLKPVISIKPGETITIESREASDGQVTPSSSASDLLKLDFSRIHPLTGPVEVMGAEPGDALEIEFLDFRTMGWGWTGVLPGFGFLANEPYTAPIDLAGPALKIWKVGDDATAKFGDIEVRIPSRPFPGVIGTALPTPGKFSTIPPRENGGNMDVKHLTKGTKLFLPVFVRGALLSLGDTHVAQGDGEVCGTAIEAPMEVSIKVSLHKNAGISQPLFETASVNENVFREYLAYPGIDSNLWEAAKKAIKGIISILSDFMTPVEAYMLTSVAVDMKVSQVVDVPNWIVTAYLPKEIFPGEIRPKIRPLRET from the coding sequence ATGTACACAATCCACGCAAACCAAATCCACAATAAGTGGGATAACTCCCTTAAGCCGGTTATTTCCATTAAACCAGGAGAAACCATAACCATAGAGTCCCGCGAGGCCTCAGATGGTCAAGTAACGCCCTCGTCCTCAGCCTCTGATTTACTCAAACTGGACTTCTCCAGGATTCATCCTCTAACTGGTCCAGTAGAAGTTATGGGAGCGGAGCCGGGTGATGCTCTAGAGATCGAGTTTCTTGATTTCAGAACCATGGGTTGGGGATGGACAGGAGTTCTACCGGGTTTCGGTTTCTTGGCTAACGAACCCTACACTGCCCCGATTGATTTGGCTGGTCCAGCTTTAAAGATCTGGAAAGTTGGAGACGACGCCACAGCTAAATTCGGTGACATAGAGGTGAGGATCCCATCAAGACCATTTCCAGGAGTCATAGGGACGGCACTTCCAACACCTGGAAAGTTCAGCACAATCCCACCCAGGGAGAACGGGGGTAATATGGACGTAAAACATCTAACCAAGGGAACTAAACTTTTCCTACCAGTTTTCGTGAGAGGAGCCCTTCTCTCCTTAGGAGACACTCATGTAGCTCAGGGTGATGGAGAGGTCTGCGGGACTGCCATAGAGGCTCCCATGGAGGTCTCCATCAAGGTGAGTCTTCATAAGAACGCTGGGATATCTCAACCGTTATTTGAAACTGCTTCAGTGAACGAAAATGTCTTCAGGGAATATTTAGCGTATCCCGGAATAGATTCGAATCTCTGGGAAGCAGCGAAGAAAGCAATTAAAGGTATAATATCAATTCTTTCAGACTTCATGACTCCAGTAGAGGCATACATGTTGACCAGTGTCGCAGTGGATATGAAAGTGAGCCAGGTAGTTGACGTTCCCAACTGGATAGTCACCGCTTATCTTCCCAAGGAAATCTTCCCAGGGGAGATCAGGCCCAAAATAAGGCCTTTAAGGGAGACCTAA
- a CDS encoding FAD-binding oxidoreductase, whose protein sequence is MMWIDQLEKIAPVRSSGESRLFVVEPRSEEEFRNVVNLIRSNGLKAHVIGTGENGIGEPVTADVYISTRRYVGISESSDSDLYVKVKSGTVFLDLLKNLERNGMWIPFWHEGTVGGFASINRPFHYSLFHGYPRDWLLGARIVTGLGEVINSGSRTPKFSSGYKIWKAMSGALGKLGIYLEHIIRVIPKPEEIFVAEIASEKVNDAIMKGASGITVFMVEKELWTAWFMGHSRFIRKVSEEYRQAEIPQCEGERITSVINSRGEEAESVRRLKAKCIVSFYGTGYSRVYNGDEVSELRKQGFKVIGEKGCRAECIPQPSQSFLLLKRALDPEGIFL, encoded by the coding sequence ATGATGTGGATTGATCAGCTGGAGAAGATAGCCCCAGTAAGGTCTTCAGGAGAGTCTAGACTCTTCGTTGTAGAGCCAAGAAGTGAGGAGGAGTTCAGGAACGTCGTGAATTTGATTAGATCCAACGGTCTTAAGGCTCACGTGATCGGTACAGGAGAGAACGGTATTGGAGAACCAGTTACTGCGGACGTGTACATTTCCACGAGGAGATACGTGGGAATTTCGGAAAGCTCCGATTCAGATCTATACGTCAAAGTCAAGTCTGGGACCGTTTTCCTGGATCTTTTAAAAAATCTCGAGAGAAATGGAATGTGGATACCCTTTTGGCATGAAGGGACAGTGGGTGGATTCGCATCAATTAATCGCCCGTTTCACTACAGTCTGTTTCACGGATATCCAAGGGATTGGTTGCTCGGAGCAAGGATTGTCACGGGACTGGGTGAAGTCATAAACTCAGGAAGTAGAACGCCGAAATTTTCCTCAGGATACAAGATATGGAAGGCCATGTCTGGGGCTCTTGGAAAGCTAGGAATCTACTTGGAACACATCATCAGAGTAATCCCTAAGCCAGAGGAGATCTTCGTTGCCGAGATAGCTTCGGAGAAGGTTAACGATGCTATCATGAAGGGAGCGTCTGGAATAACGGTTTTTATGGTTGAGAAGGAACTCTGGACTGCCTGGTTCATGGGTCATTCCAGGTTCATTCGTAAGGTGTCCGAGGAGTACAGGCAGGCGGAAATTCCTCAATGTGAGGGGGAGAGGATAACGTCCGTAATCAATAGTAGGGGAGAGGAAGCCGAGAGTGTGAGGAGGCTAAAAGCTAAATGTATTGTCTCATTTTATGGTACTGGATACTCTAGAGTCTACAATGGAGATGAGGTTTCTGAGTTGAGGAAACAAGGCTTCAAAGTTATAGGGGAGAAAGGATGTAGAGCCGAGTGTATCCCTCAACCTTCTCAATCGTTTCTACTTCTAAAGAGGGCCTTAGACCCTGAAGGAATATTTCTTTAG